One region of Yersinia bercovieri ATCC 43970 genomic DNA includes:
- the ureE gene encoding urease accessory protein UreE: MILIEHILGNVKKDPVWRERLKGATFDFLVLDQREAQKSRCRKSSTQGLDLGISLDRNVVLADGDVLSWDEKTNVAVIVQINLRDVMVIDLRELKKRSADELIKTCFELGHALGNQHWKAVTKNNEVYVPLTVATTMMDSVMRTHGFQHLPFRFAKGAEILPLLSNSEARLLFGGAEESDTHVHVASPLDEPHGSGLHVHAIHSHGHSHSHDHDHDHNHDHDHKHKQ, encoded by the coding sequence ATGATTTTGATAGAGCACATTTTGGGTAATGTGAAAAAAGATCCGGTTTGGCGGGAGAGACTCAAAGGGGCCACTTTTGACTTCCTGGTGCTGGATCAGCGGGAAGCGCAAAAAAGTCGCTGCCGTAAATCCAGCACTCAAGGTCTGGATTTGGGAATTTCTCTCGATCGAAACGTGGTACTTGCTGATGGTGATGTGCTGTCATGGGATGAAAAAACCAATGTTGCCGTCATCGTGCAGATCAATTTACGCGATGTCATGGTGATTGATCTGAGGGAGTTAAAAAAACGTTCAGCGGATGAACTGATTAAAACCTGCTTTGAGTTGGGACACGCGTTAGGTAATCAGCACTGGAAAGCCGTCACCAAAAATAACGAGGTGTATGTCCCGCTGACGGTTGCCACCACCATGATGGACTCCGTCATGAGAACCCATGGTTTTCAGCATCTCCCTTTCCGTTTTGCTAAGGGGGCGGAGATTTTACCTCTGCTGAGTAACTCTGAAGCTCGGCTGCTGTTTGGCGGCGCGGAGGAGAGCGACACTCATGTTCATGTCGCCAGCCCCTTAGATGAACCCCATGGTTCCGGCTTACATGTGCACGCCATTCATTCTCATGGCCATAGTCACAGTCATGACCATGATCATGATCACAACCACGACCACGACCATAAACATAAACAGTGA
- a CDS encoding ATP-binding cassette domain-containing protein, translating to MLKFERFAIDVAHYRWLGRKTWHPLLSHISLEVNPGELVALVGGSGEGKSLLLQSALGLLPDNMRCHGEIILDGEVLCARDKIEQRGKTLCYVPQGVSALNPLIKVGSQMTRAAQLSGVKLRLEDVAMQLQTYNLAPGLVHDFPRQLSGGMAKRVLTSCATLTHARYILADEVTSWLDDDHACQLLTHLRAFCQQGRGILWVTHDLALAARFADKIAVLHKGELHETLSADELKNNGGSPWLQSLWAALPEQQFVSQKLSSTEVAEYV from the coding sequence ATGTTGAAATTTGAAAGGTTTGCCATTGATGTTGCCCATTACCGCTGGTTAGGGCGAAAAACCTGGCATCCTCTGCTGAGTCACATTTCACTGGAGGTGAATCCGGGGGAGTTGGTCGCGTTAGTGGGTGGCAGTGGTGAAGGTAAAAGTCTGTTGCTGCAAAGTGCGCTGGGGTTGCTGCCGGATAATATGCGCTGTCATGGCGAGATTATCCTGGATGGCGAGGTGTTGTGTGCTCGCGACAAAATTGAGCAGCGTGGCAAAACCCTGTGCTATGTCCCCCAAGGGGTCAGCGCCCTAAACCCCTTGATTAAAGTGGGGTCGCAAATGACCCGCGCAGCACAGCTCAGTGGTGTAAAACTGCGGCTGGAAGATGTCGCCATGCAGCTGCAAACCTACAATTTGGCACCGGGGCTGGTTCACGACTTCCCACGTCAACTCTCTGGCGGGATGGCAAAACGTGTCCTGACCAGCTGCGCAACACTGACCCATGCCCGCTATATTCTGGCCGATGAAGTGACCTCCTGGCTAGATGATGACCATGCCTGCCAGTTACTCACCCACTTGCGGGCTTTTTGTCAGCAAGGGCGCGGCATTTTGTGGGTCACTCATGATTTGGCGCTGGCGGCCCGTTTTGCCGACAAAATTGCGGTATTGCATAAGGGGGAATTGCACGAAACACTCAGTGCGGATGAGCTGAAAAATAATGGCGGTAGCCCGTGGTTACAATCGCTATGGGCGGCACTGCCGGAGCAGCAATTTGTCAGCCAGAAACTATCGTCGACGGAGGTAGCAGAGTATGTTTAG
- a CDS encoding urease accessory protein UreD, translating into MTSQSQNIVETPSRVRAHALGINAPELAKYQDEPAQMRSGAVGKSGYLKLRFAKRGQRSVLAEMERRVPSLVQKALYWDEEMPELPCVTMISTAGCILQGDRLATDVHVEAGACAHVTTQSATKVHMMNANYAAQIQNFTVEEGGYLEFMPDPLIPHRNSRFITDTTIHIHPTATAIYSEVLMSGRKYHHAEERFGFDVYSSKVVAHNLAGKELFVEKYILEPKVESLDAIGVMQTFDSFGNVILLTPKEHHDRILARVPARFDIKGGIASGATRLPNDCGLVFKALGIDSAGVKAEIRQFWKIAREEILGITLPEKFLWR; encoded by the coding sequence ATGACATCCCAGAGCCAGAATATCGTGGAAACGCCTTCACGGGTTCGAGCTCACGCATTAGGCATTAACGCGCCGGAATTAGCGAAATATCAGGACGAGCCGGCGCAAATGCGTAGCGGGGCCGTAGGGAAAAGTGGCTATCTCAAACTGAGATTTGCCAAACGTGGGCAGCGCAGTGTTTTGGCAGAAATGGAAAGACGGGTGCCATCTTTGGTGCAAAAGGCGTTGTACTGGGACGAAGAGATGCCCGAGCTACCTTGTGTCACCATGATCTCGACGGCAGGGTGCATTTTACAAGGGGATCGGCTGGCAACCGATGTGCATGTGGAGGCCGGAGCCTGCGCCCATGTCACCACCCAGTCAGCAACCAAAGTTCATATGATGAATGCGAACTACGCGGCGCAAATACAGAATTTCACGGTAGAGGAGGGCGGTTATCTGGAATTTATGCCGGACCCGCTGATTCCGCACCGCAATTCGCGCTTTATTACGGATACCACTATTCATATTCATCCGACGGCGACGGCGATTTATTCAGAAGTGCTGATGTCCGGGCGCAAATATCACCATGCGGAAGAGCGCTTTGGCTTTGATGTTTATTCATCCAAAGTGGTCGCCCATAATTTGGCAGGAAAAGAGCTGTTTGTTGAGAAGTATATATTGGAACCTAAAGTTGAGAGCCTGGATGCCATTGGGGTCATGCAAACATTTGACTCATTCGGCAACGTTATTTTATTAACTCCGAAGGAGCATCATGACCGTATTTTGGCGCGGGTTCCTGCGCGCTTTGATATTAAAGGCGGCATTGCCAGTGGGGCAACACGTTTACCCAATGATTGCGGCTTGGTATTTAAAGCACTGGGTATTGATAGTGCCGGTGTTAAAGCCGAAATTCGCCAATTCTGGAAGATAGCGCGTGAAGAAATTCTCGGTATTACATTGCCGGAAAAATTTTTGTGGCGCTAG
- a CDS encoding HoxN/HupN/NixA family nickel/cobalt transporter, translating to MTTGIERSSAFGNRETKLRAIYLLIGLLIVNGLAWVWAFTEFNDNAVLMGMAFLAYSFGLRHAVDADHIAAIDNVTRKLMQQGKTPIAVGTFFSLGHSTIVILASLAIAATAMAFKNNMTWFHETGGLIGTLVSSVFLLLFAFLNLTILISVYKKFKQVKAGHVYKDEELDLLVTNNGGLLARIFKRVFNMVNKSWHMYPVGFLFGLGFDTATEIGVLGISAASATHGMNLWSIMVFPILFAAGMALIDSLDNFVMIGAYGWAFSKPVRKLYYNITITAASVIIAFFIGGIEALGLISDKLNLTGGIWTPINNISENLGEIGYWIIGMFILCWLISAINYYVRGYDKLSITR from the coding sequence ATGACGACAGGAATAGAGAGAAGTAGCGCCTTTGGCAATCGGGAAACTAAGCTTCGTGCTATCTACTTGCTGATTGGCTTATTGATTGTTAATGGGCTGGCGTGGGTTTGGGCTTTTACGGAATTTAATGATAATGCAGTATTGATGGGGATGGCGTTTTTGGCTTATAGCTTTGGCCTTCGTCACGCCGTTGATGCGGATCATATTGCTGCCATTGATAACGTCACTCGCAAATTGATGCAGCAAGGTAAAACCCCGATTGCCGTCGGAACATTCTTCTCTCTCGGCCATTCAACCATTGTGATATTAGCATCACTGGCCATTGCTGCGACCGCCATGGCATTTAAGAATAATATGACTTGGTTTCATGAAACCGGCGGTTTGATCGGCACACTGGTTTCATCTGTATTCTTGTTATTGTTTGCCTTCCTTAATTTAACCATCCTGATTTCAGTGTACAAAAAATTCAAGCAGGTCAAAGCGGGTCATGTGTACAAAGATGAAGAGCTTGATCTGCTGGTGACGAATAATGGTGGCCTACTCGCCAGAATTTTTAAGCGAGTATTTAATATGGTCAATAAAAGCTGGCATATGTACCCGGTGGGTTTTTTATTTGGCTTGGGTTTTGATACTGCCACTGAAATTGGAGTGTTAGGGATCTCAGCTGCCAGCGCAACCCATGGTATGAATCTGTGGTCGATTATGGTGTTCCCAATCTTATTTGCTGCCGGGATGGCATTGATCGATTCACTTGATAATTTTGTGATGATTGGCGCTTATGGTTGGGCTTTCTCTAAACCGGTGCGCAAACTATATTACAACATCACTATTACAGCAGCTTCAGTTATCATTGCTTTCTTTATTGGCGGTATTGAAGCATTGGGATTAATATCAGATAAACTTAACTTGACCGGTGGAATTTGGACGCCAATTAATAATATCAGCGAAAACTTGGGCGAGATAGGCTATTGGATTATTGGTATGTTTATACTGTGTTGGTTAATTTCGGCTATTAACTATTATGTCCGTGGCTACGATAAATTAAGTATTACTCGATAG
- a CDS encoding urease subunit beta, with amino-acid sequence MSAKKGTKTSTEENTPLGGCILADTPITFNENKPVTKVKVRNTGDRPIQVGSHFHFFEANRALEFDRAAAYGKRLNISSTTAIRFEPGDETEVQLIPFGGKQTLYGFNNLVDGWTGEGVVPNSERPDKLEAIRRAAARGFKSPK; translated from the coding sequence ATGAGCGCAAAGAAAGGCACTAAAACATCAACAGAAGAGAATACCCCTCTGGGCGGCTGCATTTTAGCCGATACCCCCATCACTTTTAATGAAAATAAGCCGGTAACCAAAGTGAAAGTGCGAAATACCGGTGACCGGCCCATTCAGGTGGGTTCACACTTCCACTTCTTCGAGGCTAACCGCGCACTTGAGTTTGACCGTGCTGCGGCTTATGGCAAGCGGCTGAATATCTCCTCAACTACCGCCATCCGTTTTGAACCCGGTGATGAGACCGAAGTTCAGCTGATTCCCTTCGGTGGCAAGCAAACACTGTATGGTTTTAACAATCTGGTGGATGGCTGGACTGGCGAAGGCGTGGTGCCGAACAGTGAGCGCCCGGATAAGCTCGAAGCTATCCGCCGTGCGGCGGCGCGTGGTTTCAAATCACCTAAATAA
- the yut gene encoding urea transporter: protein MNAKTGNLSGWAQLSSSNVFIEFIDTTLRGCAQVMFQNNPLTGLLFFIAIFVGAYGEGNPAVAYGCVLGTVIATLTGLTMRDRKSWRAGLYGYNGCLVGAALPTFLVVTPILWACIILGSIVSVIVTACIADILKTWKVAALTAPFVLTTWMILLGSYAFAGLHSSGLPTPALPHQLILDGSNFFAQSNIFVSMFNGISQVFLFSSLIGGILFVIGLAVESLWAAIFGVCGALLAILTAALLDADHQSINAGLYAFSAVLTAIALGSTFNKPSWRVLAYTIVGVIFTVIVQGALNTLLSPIGIPTLTMPFVLASWLFLVPNKDVMPAHRQ from the coding sequence ATGAATGCAAAAACCGGCAATTTATCTGGCTGGGCGCAACTGAGTAGTTCGAATGTTTTCATTGAATTTATCGATACCACACTGCGCGGCTGTGCTCAGGTTATGTTCCAAAATAATCCACTCACAGGGCTACTCTTTTTTATCGCAATATTTGTTGGCGCTTATGGTGAGGGGAATCCGGCGGTCGCTTATGGTTGTGTATTGGGTACAGTTATTGCCACCTTAACGGGGCTAACCATGCGCGATCGTAAATCATGGCGGGCTGGGCTATATGGTTATAATGGCTGTTTAGTCGGCGCGGCACTGCCGACTTTTTTGGTCGTCACGCCGATACTTTGGGCTTGCATTATCTTGGGCAGTATCGTGTCGGTTATTGTCACTGCCTGTATTGCCGATATTTTAAAAACCTGGAAAGTCGCAGCACTGACAGCGCCTTTTGTCTTAACTACCTGGATGATACTGCTAGGCAGTTATGCATTTGCCGGTTTGCACAGTAGCGGATTACCAACGCCAGCCTTACCGCATCAACTTATTTTGGATGGCAGCAACTTTTTTGCGCAAAGTAATATTTTTGTCAGCATGTTTAACGGCATTTCACAGGTCTTTTTATTCAGTAGTTTGATTGGTGGTATTTTATTTGTTATTGGCTTAGCCGTTGAATCGCTATGGGCTGCTATTTTTGGCGTCTGTGGTGCATTATTAGCGATCCTGACAGCCGCTCTCCTTGATGCAGATCACCAGAGTATTAATGCCGGGCTCTATGCTTTCAGTGCGGTATTAACGGCTATTGCATTAGGCTCTACATTTAATAAGCCCAGTTGGCGAGTTCTGGCTTACACCATTGTCGGGGTTATTTTCACGGTCATCGTCCAAGGGGCGCTAAATACTTTACTGTCGCCGATTGGCATTCCGACATTAACCATGCCATTTGTTTTGGCCTCGTGGTTATTCCTGGTGCCGAATAAAGATGTGATGCCTGCGCATCGACAATAA
- a CDS encoding ATP-binding cassette domain-containing protein yields the protein MFSVDNLTIDQGGRRLWDSISFSLKAGERLGISAPSGFGKTTLGRVLAQWQSATSGQILLGGAPLAKKGYCPVQLVPQHPEQSFNPYRTTGDSLHDAWRPDSYWLERMAVNPDWLKRRPDELSGGELARIALLRALDPRTRYLIADEVTAQLDAHIQAQVWHVLLAEAAHRPLGLIVFSHNKALLEKVCSRIWIPAQENETSLYPGSKVKPHLGLAMVKTG from the coding sequence ATGTTTAGTGTCGACAATCTGACCATTGATCAGGGGGGAAGACGGCTGTGGGATTCTATCTCCTTCTCTCTCAAAGCGGGGGAGCGATTGGGCATCTCCGCCCCCAGTGGCTTTGGTAAAACCACCCTTGGTCGGGTGCTGGCACAGTGGCAATCAGCCACCTCAGGGCAAATTTTGCTCGGGGGGGCACCGCTGGCGAAAAAAGGGTATTGCCCGGTCCAACTGGTGCCTCAGCACCCGGAACAGAGCTTCAATCCTTACCGCACCACGGGAGATAGCCTGCATGATGCCTGGCGGCCAGATAGCTACTGGCTTGAGCGAATGGCGGTGAATCCCGATTGGTTGAAACGTCGGCCGGATGAGCTATCTGGCGGGGAGTTGGCCCGTATTGCGCTGCTGCGAGCGCTGGACCCGCGCACTCGTTATTTGATTGCTGATGAAGTTACCGCGCAACTGGATGCACATATTCAGGCGCAAGTCTGGCACGTGTTATTGGCTGAAGCGGCTCACCGCCCGCTCGGATTAATTGTTTTTAGTCACAATAAGGCCTTATTAGAAAAGGTGTGCTCACGGATATGGATACCTGCACAAGAAAATGAAACTTCTCTTTATCCAGGCAGTAAGGTTAAGCCGCATCTTGGTTTGGCAATGGTAAAAACAGGGTAG
- a CDS encoding urease subunit alpha gives MPQISRQEYAGLFGPTTGDKIRLGDTNLFIEIEKDLRGYGEESVYGGGKSLRDGMGANNHLTRDNGVLDLVITNVTIVDARLGVIKADVGIRDGKIAGIGKSGNPGVMDGVTPGMVVGVSTDAISGEHLILTAAGIDSHIHLISPQQAYHALSNGVATFFGGGIGPTDGTNGTTVTPGPWNIRQMLRSVEGLPVNVGILGKGNSYGRGPLLEQAIAGVVGYKVHEDWGATANALRHSLRMADEMDIQVSVHTDSLNECGYVEDTIDAFEGRTIHTFHTEGAGGGHAPDIIRVASQMNVLPSSTNPTLPYGVNSQAELFDMIMVCHNLNPNVPADVSFAESRVRPETIAAENVLHDMGVISMFSSDSQAMGRVGENWLRIMQTANAMKASRGKLPEDDANNDNFRVLRYVAKITINPAIAQGVSHVIGSVEVGKMADLVLWDPRFFGAKPKLVIKGGMINWAAMGDPNASLPTPQPVFYRPMFGAYGKTMQDTCVTFVSQAALDDGVKEKAGLDRQVIAVKNCRTISKRDLVRNDQTPHIEVDPETFAVKVDGVHATCEPIETASMNQRYFFG, from the coding sequence ATGCCTCAAATTTCTCGGCAAGAATACGCGGGTCTATTTGGCCCTACCACGGGCGATAAAATCCGCTTGGGTGATACCAATCTATTTATCGAAATCGAAAAAGATCTGCGTGGATATGGTGAAGAGTCAGTTTACGGTGGTGGCAAGTCATTGCGTGACGGGATGGGGGCCAATAACCATCTGACCCGTGATAATGGCGTGCTGGATTTAGTGATTACCAACGTCACTATTGTGGATGCTCGCCTTGGGGTGATTAAAGCCGACGTCGGTATTCGCGATGGCAAAATTGCCGGTATTGGCAAAAGTGGTAACCCTGGGGTGATGGATGGTGTGACACCTGGAATGGTGGTGGGGGTCAGTACCGATGCTATTTCCGGTGAGCATTTAATTCTCACTGCGGCCGGTATTGATAGCCACATTCATTTGATCTCACCGCAACAGGCATACCATGCATTATCCAATGGGGTCGCCACCTTCTTCGGCGGCGGGATTGGCCCAACGGATGGTACTAACGGCACCACAGTGACACCTGGCCCATGGAATATCCGCCAGATGCTGCGTTCAGTTGAAGGGCTGCCGGTTAACGTGGGGATTCTGGGCAAAGGTAACTCTTATGGCCGTGGCCCATTACTGGAGCAAGCTATTGCCGGTGTTGTGGGCTATAAAGTCCACGAAGACTGGGGTGCAACTGCTAATGCCCTGCGCCACTCTTTGCGGATGGCGGATGAGATGGATATTCAGGTTTCCGTGCATACCGATAGCTTGAATGAATGTGGTTATGTGGAAGATACCATTGATGCCTTCGAAGGTCGCACTATCCATACCTTCCATACCGAAGGGGCCGGTGGGGGCCATGCGCCGGACATTATCCGCGTCGCCAGCCAGATGAATGTGCTACCAAGCTCCACTAACCCAACCCTGCCCTATGGTGTCAACAGTCAGGCCGAGTTGTTCGATATGATCATGGTGTGTCATAACCTCAACCCGAATGTGCCCGCTGATGTCTCCTTTGCTGAAAGTCGCGTGCGCCCGGAAACCATTGCGGCAGAAAACGTCCTGCACGATATGGGGGTTATCTCCATGTTCTCCAGTGATTCACAGGCGATGGGCCGAGTCGGGGAGAACTGGCTGCGCATTATGCAAACGGCCAATGCGATGAAAGCCTCGCGCGGCAAACTGCCAGAAGATGACGCCAACAACGATAACTTCCGCGTGCTGCGTTATGTGGCGAAAATCACCATTAACCCGGCTATCGCGCAGGGCGTCAGCCATGTCATCGGTTCGGTTGAAGTGGGCAAAATGGCTGATCTGGTGCTGTGGGACCCGCGCTTCTTTGGTGCCAAACCTAAACTGGTTATCAAGGGCGGCATGATCAACTGGGCGGCCATGGGTGATCCAAACGCGTCATTGCCGACACCTCAACCGGTGTTCTACCGCCCAATGTTTGGGGCCTACGGTAAAACTATGCAAGACACCTGCGTTACCTTCGTCTCTCAGGCCGCGCTTGATGATGGGGTGAAAGAGAAAGCGGGGTTGGATCGTCAGGTTATTGCGGTTAAAAACTGCCGAACCATCTCCAAGCGGGATCTGGTGCGTAATGATCAAACGCCACACATTGAGGTGGATCCAGAAACCTTTGCGGTAAAAGTGGATGGTGTACACGCCACCTGTGAGCCAATTGAAACCGCATCAATGAACCAGCGCTATTTCTTTGGTTAA
- a CDS encoding urease subunit gamma: MQLTPREVEKLMIYTLSDVAFKRKARGLKLNYPEAVSIITVTAMEGARDGKSVEDVMKEASKVLTKDDVMDGVADLIPNVQVEAIFTDGSRLVTVHDPIK, translated from the coding sequence ATGCAGCTCACCCCAAGAGAAGTTGAAAAGCTTATGATTTACACGCTGTCTGATGTGGCGTTCAAACGCAAAGCGCGTGGCTTGAAACTCAATTATCCGGAAGCCGTTTCTATTATTACAGTGACTGCAATGGAGGGGGCCAGAGATGGCAAATCCGTAGAGGATGTGATGAAAGAAGCTAGTAAAGTTCTTACCAAAGATGACGTGATGGATGGGGTAGCTGATCTAATTCCCAATGTTCAGGTTGAAGCGATTTTTACTGACGGTAGCCGTTTGGTCACGGTGCACGATCCTATTAAATAA
- a CDS encoding urease accessory protein UreF, whose translation MNASDLIRIMQFGDSVLPVGAFTFSNGVESAIQTGIVHDVATLKGFVLTALKQAASCDGMGVIAAHRAVMADDRDGIIRADWAVNNRKLNEESRLMATRMGKKLAEMSIHVVEHPLISWWLEQIKNGNTAGTYPVTQAVVMAAQGIGQREVVVMHQYGVAMTILSAAMRLMRVTHFDTQHILFELNHDIEKFCDIAEIGDIDQMSSYVPIVDVLAAVHVKAHVRLFSN comes from the coding sequence ATGAATGCATCAGATCTGATTCGGATTATGCAATTTGGTGATTCGGTACTGCCGGTCGGGGCCTTTACGTTTTCCAATGGTGTGGAGTCAGCCATTCAAACAGGCATCGTCCATGATGTGGCGACCCTAAAAGGCTTTGTGTTGACAGCATTGAAGCAGGCTGCCAGCTGTGATGGCATGGGGGTTATCGCGGCCCACCGCGCCGTGATGGCCGATGATCGGGACGGCATTATCCGCGCCGACTGGGCGGTGAATAACCGCAAATTAAATGAAGAGAGCCGCCTGATGGCGACCCGCATGGGGAAAAAATTGGCAGAAATGTCTATCCATGTGGTGGAGCACCCGCTAATTAGCTGGTGGCTGGAACAGATAAAAAATGGCAATACCGCCGGGACTTATCCGGTGACTCAGGCCGTGGTCATGGCCGCGCAGGGGATCGGGCAGCGGGAAGTGGTGGTGATGCATCAATATGGGGTGGCAATGACAATATTAAGTGCGGCCATGCGCTTAATGCGCGTGACCCATTTTGACACTCAGCACATCCTGTTTGAGTTGAACCATGACATTGAGAAGTTCTGCGATATTGCCGAAATTGGCGATATCGACCAGATGTCGTCTTATGTGCCCATTGTGGATGTATTGGCGGCGGTACATGTGAAAGCCCATGTTCGCCTATTCAGTAATTAA
- the hdeB gene encoding acid-activated periplasmic chaperone HdeB has product MSYKSLRNIALTGLLLSAAATTFAATTTSATGTTPSDMTCKEFLDLNPKSLTPVVYWVLNDDTQYKHGDYVDLHETDTIVTPKVVEVCKKSPESKLSEMKQDILNFAKKHNM; this is encoded by the coding sequence ATGTCCTACAAATCACTTCGTAATATTGCATTGACTGGTTTACTCCTTTCCGCTGCGGCAACAACCTTTGCAGCAACAACCACTAGCGCAACAGGAACTACCCCGAGTGATATGACCTGCAAAGAGTTCCTGGATCTGAACCCTAAGTCATTAACTCCTGTTGTGTATTGGGTATTGAATGATGATACTCAATATAAGCATGGCGATTATGTTGATTTACACGAAACAGATACCATCGTGACACCAAAGGTCGTTGAGGTGTGCAAAAAGTCGCCTGAAAGTAAATTATCTGAAATGAAACAGGATATTTTAAATTTCGCTAAGAAACACAATATGTAA
- the ureG gene encoding urease accessory protein UreG gives MNSHSTDKRKKITRIGIGGPVGSGKTAIIEVITPILIKRGVKPLIITNDIVTTEDAKQVKRTLKGILDEEKILGVETGACPHTAVREDPSMNIAAVEEMEERFPDSDLIMIESGGDNLTLTFSPALADFYIYVIDVAEGEKIPRKNGPGLVQADILVINKIDLAPYVGASLDVMESDTKVVRGERPYILTNCKTGQGIEELVDMIMRDFLFTHVQPEGANA, from the coding sequence GTGAACAGCCATTCAACCGATAAACGCAAAAAGATCACCCGCATTGGTATTGGTGGCCCGGTAGGTTCAGGTAAAACCGCCATCATCGAAGTGATCACCCCCATTCTGATTAAGCGGGGCGTTAAGCCACTGATTATTACCAATGATATTGTTACCACCGAAGATGCCAAACAAGTAAAACGCACGCTGAAAGGCATTTTGGATGAGGAGAAGATCCTCGGGGTAGAAACCGGCGCTTGCCCGCATACTGCGGTGCGCGAAGACCCGAGTATGAACATTGCTGCGGTGGAAGAGATGGAAGAGCGCTTCCCTGATAGCGACCTGATTATGATTGAAAGTGGCGGCGACAACCTAACACTGACCTTCAGCCCGGCGCTGGCTGACTTCTATATCTATGTCATTGATGTGGCTGAAGGGGAGAAAATCCCGCGTAAAAATGGCCCCGGTCTGGTGCAGGCCGATATTCTGGTTATCAATAAAATTGACCTTGCCCCCTATGTGGGCGCCAGTCTGGATGTGATGGAGAGTGACACCAAAGTGGTTCGTGGTGAGCGCCCTTATATTCTGACCAACTGTAAAACCGGGCAGGGTATTGAAGAGCTGGTGGACATGATTATGCGCGACTTCCTATTTACCCACGTACAGCCTGAAGGAGCAAACGCATGA
- the kch gene encoding voltage-gated potassium channel protein — protein MKILQEIKTKVSIPLLLAILVAINGCLVLSPVLLRAISHSTDAINNFSTWKEALSFLDLFEIPQFMIGVLLILMAFAVSMKIRTAWFLTVLLLFTLVAINIFILRDQNKLTTYSLIVVVALLFYWREFDHYSLGSATFFAIASICSLIVYSMLGTLYMGDEFAPVVTDLPTAFYFAIVCMSTVGFGDIIPHTTVARMFTLTVIIAGITVFATSIASIAGPIISNNIKRIVKGRITHVERKNHFIIVGSSSLALNVYNGLRDRGDDVTVVCAVGSQHNFPPHADVIEGDPSSVETLKLAGAAKAKYIIALCNSDADNTFTILAAKEIAGEGTKTLALVNETQNMEKVKRVNPDMVFSLPLLGSELLVRTLNGDTINNSLITEMFFGKCQKLD, from the coding sequence ATGAAAATATTACAGGAAATTAAGACTAAGGTATCAATACCACTTTTGTTGGCTATTTTGGTGGCCATTAATGGGTGTCTGGTGTTAAGCCCTGTGCTTCTCCGGGCGATCTCTCATTCAACTGATGCGATAAACAATTTCAGTACCTGGAAGGAGGCGCTTAGTTTTCTTGATTTATTTGAAATTCCACAATTTATGATCGGTGTGCTATTGATACTGATGGCATTTGCAGTGTCGATGAAAATCCGTACGGCATGGTTCCTTACGGTGTTATTACTGTTTACTCTCGTTGCTATCAATATATTTATTCTGAGAGATCAGAATAAATTGACGACTTATTCTCTTATCGTCGTTGTCGCGCTGCTATTTTATTGGCGTGAGTTTGATCATTACAGTCTCGGTAGTGCGACATTCTTTGCGATCGCAAGTATCTGTTCCTTAATCGTCTATAGCATGTTGGGCACACTTTACATGGGCGATGAATTTGCACCGGTAGTGACTGATTTACCGACTGCATTCTATTTCGCGATTGTCTGTATGTCGACGGTGGGCTTCGGGGATATTATCCCGCATACCACTGTGGCGAGAATGTTCACTCTTACGGTGATTATTGCTGGTATTACTGTTTTTGCGACTTCAATTGCTTCGATTGCCGGCCCGATAATCAGTAATAATATTAAACGCATAGTTAAAGGCAGGATTACTCACGTGGAACGTAAAAATCATTTTATTATTGTTGGTTCCAGTTCTTTGGCGCTGAATGTCTATAATGGCCTGCGTGACCGAGGTGATGATGTCACAGTTGTCTGTGCCGTCGGCAGCCAACACAATTTCCCTCCTCATGCAGATGTTATCGAGGGTGATCCCTCTTCGGTAGAAACATTGAAACTGGCCGGCGCGGCCAAGGCAAAATATATTATTGCATTGTGCAACAGTGATGCCGACAACACCTTTACCATTCTGGCCGCCAAAGAAATTGCTGGTGAAGGCACGAAAACATTGGCATTAGTTAATGAAACGCAAAATATGGAAAAAGTTAAACGGGTTAATCCTGATATGGTGTTCTCACTCCCCTTACTCGGCAGTGAACTGCTGGTTAGAACCCTGAATGGCGATACCATCAATAATTCCCTGATTACGGAAATGTTCTTTGGTAAATGCCAAAAATTAGATTAA